The Peromyscus leucopus breed LL Stock chromosome 4, UCI_PerLeu_2.1, whole genome shotgun sequence genome segment GCTCTTCACTTAGGATCCCTGTTCTCCTTCATTCTCATCATACCCCATCCTCACAGGAGAAACAGGAGCTGCGGGATGCTCCCATGGCATGATTGCCTTAAGCCCAAATTCATGACCAGCAGGGACTGGATGAAAGTGAAGGGGGAGACCAACCATCTACCCACTGTTTACAGGCAGTGACATCCTTGCTCCTTTCAGTAGCCAACTCTGCTAGTGATTTTGTCAAAttgcacaagctagagtcatccagaaagagagaacttcaattgagaagatgcccccatcaaattggcctgtaggTAGGTCTGtggggaacattttcttgattagtgattgatgtgaaaggGTCCACCCttctgtgggtggggccacctctgggcaggtggtcctgaatgGTGTAGGAGAGCAGGCCAAGCAAaccatgggagcaagccagtaagcagaactcttctatggtctctgcctcagttcctgccttgagttcctgtgatGTCTAACACAGCTCCAGAGATGGACCTGACTAGGGTGGCAAGGgagtgaagaaaagacagacagacagacagacagacagacagacaaatgaagacagacagacagacaaatggacaCACAAACAGAAAGCTGGCATTGGGTGGCCTGGCCTCTCTTCTGAAGAAACAGCAACATTCTGGAAgttcagcatgtttattatatagaACTGAAGAGAGAGGCAGCGTTATTGCATACAGCTGGACTTGGAGGCGGGCTTAttacaaacagataaataaggtGGCGGGGCTTATCATATACAGACGGACCAAGGAGGCAGATTTAGCTAATCTTGGTAGGAATGGATCTCTGTAGGGCCCAGTCTTTGGTCAATaaacatccagggctacataattaGACCCTataagagaggggaggggaaagggggaggggaatggagaggggaaggagggagggtgagagacCGAACCAACTAACTGGCTTACCTATCAAGAGATAATCACTTGCTCATAAAGGCTCACCTCAAGGAGTTTGCCTCTCTGGGTCCATAAATCCAAAGCATCCAATCCATAGACTTTACCCAATCATCCTCTTCTTTGGGTTACTCGCCTTTAAATGACCTGGGGTAGCCTAGTAAATATCCTTCCTTAATTTCTTCACTGTAAGAATTcaagaagttgttctctgactgcaGACAAATACATCCAGCTTTATTTggataaatatttatctttctggtgGTCTTCCAGATAACTAGTGATGAGTAGTCATAATTTACTATGCACAGAACACTTGTCCAACTGTTTTACACCCTGATACTCCTGTTTAGTGACAGTTTTAATGttattgttcccattttacaCATGAAGTTGAGGAGTAGAATTGGAACAGCTTGTTAACAGTTACACAGGGAAGAAGTGAGAGAATGCACTCAAACCATGGGCTCCAGAGACCAAGCTTAACCCTCTCACATCGCCCCTCATGTAGTAATTATCCTTGTAACAAACGACACAGAACCTCGGTGAAGCACCATGTCTTTTGTCTGCACATCCTCATTTCCGTAGGGCTTGCTGAGAATAGCTTGTCTCTGTGTCCCACAGCACCACTGGGTGGCTGGAACCCTAGTCCGGATCATCGGGGTGGACACTGTTCTTTCACTTGTCTGGCTATTGTTGCAGACCAGCAGCAGCTGGGGTCTCAGCTGGGCTAGCAGCCAGAACATTCGCATGCGCTCTTCATATGGTCTGGGTTCCTTACAAGGTGGTTGTCGTGGCAGGCTTCCCAGGGTGAGCACGCCAAGAGAAAAAATTCCAGGAAGCCAAATTACTCTTTCGTTTCATTGTGTTTCTGTTCTTTGAGGCAGactctcattatgtagtccaagctggactgaaactcactacatagcccaggctggccatgaactcatgaTGTTCTTGCCTCAGGATTCTAAGTGCTGGGAAACCAGGCGTAAGCTACCATGGCCAGCTCCCAtattatcttttgatttttttttttttttttttttttttttgtgcaggggggggggggggggggggggggggggggggggggggggggggggggggggggggggggggggggggggggggggggggggggggggggggggggggggggggggggggggggggggggggggggggggggggggggggggggggggggggggggggggggggggggggggggggggggggggggggggggggggggggggggcaatctTGCATATATCCAGCTGTATAGCATATGtcaagctccttttttttttttcatttatttttttgttttttttttattttaatcttttcagaTTCAGAAATATATCTAACAAGTTATTTTTACACATTTCTGCCAACTGCATTTGCAGCAtcgttctcttaaccactgagccatttctccagctctttttATGGGTCTCTTTGAAGAGTAAAGAAATACTTCCTAAAACACCTTTGCCTACCAGCAGAGCCTCCTCACGTTTATTGGCCCAAACTGTGTCACATGTCCTGCTTCCACCAATGCCTGGCAAGCGAGGTAGGTCTGCATGGTCAGAGTTCACCTTTCTGCTGGTTACATGGAGGAACACTTGCAAGAGCCAACCAAATGCTGTGATTTCTGAACAAGGACTAGACTGCCCCGTAGAGGTTCCCACGTGAACAGAGCACAGCTAAGACCATCTGAAACCTTTTCCTAAAGGATCTCGGATTGTGCTTAACTCATGGCGAGATTCAGCTAACGAGGGAAACACACCTGCAACTAATCGTCCCCCTCCTCTACAAAGGTGATCGCTAGTAAACGTTCGAtctagttttcatttcttttcgtATATAGTTCAACTTGTACATTGTCTGGTTTATGTTGCTATggtgaacaccatgaccaaaggcaacttagggaggaaagggtttatttcatcttacacttccaggtagcAGTCCATCTCTGAGGGAAGAAACTTATgaaaggaactcaaaacaggaacctggaggcagaaaccacAGGAGAGTGTTGCTTATTGGCCTGCTTTTCCTGGTTTACTCAGCTACCCTTTTTATATAGCCTGGACCCACcttcccaggggtggcactgcccacagctggctccccccccccacatcaatcagtaatcaataaaatgtcccatagacacgcccacagaccagtctgatggaggcaattcaattgaggctctctcttcccaggtaattctagtttgtgttaagttgaaaCCACTCAGCACATATCTAATCCTACAGAAATTGGAACATGCTGAGTATGTCAAACATGAGAATTTGCCTGTATAGCAAATACttgtcagtcattttttttctaataactgTGATAGTCTTCAGGTGTTTAGTGTCCCAATGCTTTGAGAAACATGCCCTTTCATTGGCTCCTGGGAGTGAGATGTGATTATTGAAAAGCATGGTTCTCACTCTGCTGTCTATCAAGAGAACCTAGAGAATTTTAAATGCCCACAAAGCCCTGGTCCCCCTTGGAGGTGTGTGCTACGCTGTTTGTTGGATTCAGGAACAGAGAAATGGCAGATATTACTAGTGGTCTGCTGGGTTGAAATCTGCTCGCCACAACTCTTTGTGATACTACTGTTCCCTTCACCCTGACCTGCCTGATAATGGGTCACATGACCCTGTGCTGGCTGCAAACGACAAAGAAGAATCTGTTGGGCGTcctcagttttctccagtctcaAAAGGGGATGCAGTTAGggttctgtggtagtttgaatgtaattggtccccaaaatctcatagggagtggcactattaggaggtgtggctttgttggagtgggtgtggccttgttggaggaagtgtgtcacacactttgaggtttcctgtgctcaggattccgcccagtgtgtcagtcaatttcctgttgcctgcacggtgtagcactctcagctccagcaccatgtctgcctgccatgatgatagtgaactgaacctctgaaactataagccagccaccccaattaaatgtttttctttatacgagttgctgtggtcatggtgtctcttcacagcagtagaaaaccctaagacaggtccTTTTGGCCTCTTTATATTCCCAGTGACATAGGATTGCTGCAACAGTGGCAGCCATTCTGGGTCCAGGATGGCATGAGACCAGGAGGTGGACCCTGCGACCTAGGGACAGTAAAGAAGAAACATAGGAAGAACTTGGCTACTTGGTAATATACCATGAGGCTGAACCAGCCACCTCCAGAAAACCTATTTCTGTTCTTAAGTGAaataacatttcattttcatgttcaCCAGTGGTGCAGTGCACAGCCAAAGCTCCCTCGCTAAAATAGTATAAAATTCATTTATGACATGCTTTTTAACTTAGTTTAAGTGCCTCCCATTTAATACCATTCAggtgtttctttaaaaagcatgttCTTGGTGAAAACACCAGAAGGGGACCCattatattaaataagaaaaattataatgcaTTACACATCAGTCAAAACTCCAGCCAGTTTCTTGAAACTTTACTGATATTTATTAATATGcctataaatctttaaaaaaaaaaaggaccattcTATAAATCACAGAGGGATTTCAAGGCAGTGAAACTACACCATGTTCCTACTGCAGATCTAGGCAAACCTTACAGTATGCAGCACCATCAGTGAAGACGGACATGAACTGTGGACATTGGTTGATTAGGCTGTCTCAGTGCAGGTTCAGCCTGCATGGATTATAACAAATGTATCGCTCTACAGGGAGCTGGTGATGGTTGGGGTGGGGGACGCACATAGTGGAGACACAGGGTACACGAACCTaaaagttttctaaaaaaaaaataaaatctattaagTAAAAGCAACTTATCATGTTAAGCTATCAAATGGAAACatctggctggggagatggttcaatgggaAAGAGTGCCTGCCGAATGAAGGAGCATGAAGACCTGCGTTTGGATTCCCCGGGACCCATATAAAACACTGGGTGCGGGTACACATGCCTAACATTGGGCCCGGGTGggagtggaaacaggaagagTGCTGGAGCTTGgagccagtcagcctagctgaaaaatggtaagcttcagattcagtgagaggaataagagaaaaagtgatagagaaagacacaggtgtcctctgacctccttatgcatgcacatgagcacatgtACCCACCTACATGTGTAAACATGCATGTAACTCACATACTCAAACCCATATATACAATGCCTGCCAATATCATTTCTGAATTTCCAATAATTGAGCTGATTGTTAAATACTTGCTTTATGACTatgcatgatgacacatgcctgtaattctctAGGCTTTGACCAGAATCCTCCCTACCTATCCCTCAACCCacagccctgcccccaccagGCCATATCTAACCTTTCTATAAAGGTAAATCTACCCCACACTTCAGGACTGGACCAGGAAGCACATCCTTACTCCAGCCCAATCCCCTCTGTCACCTGACTTCATTCCAAGCCATTTTTAAGCTTTAGATACAGCTCATCAGCACACCACCCCTCCTGCTCCAACCTGCTCTGTCCATATCAGAcaggaaaatacaaaagaagtCGACATGCCTGGATCTCATTGTAAAAAATTCAAACACTATGAAAGATCAAGCtaaaatttttttctccaaaaactACCAGTCCTGTAGAAATGTTTGCCAATGAGAATGACCTAGGTGAACCCCAGgacacagattttaaaagaacaatcataaacttcatcaaggggtttaaggaagacacaaagaaacagctcaatgGAATTAAGAAGAAAGAGTTTAAGGAGACTAAAGACCTGAGTGATGCctaagaaaacacagacatgagGCTGATGGAGGTGAGGAAGATAATCCAGGACTTGAGAATGGATTCCATCAGGAGATACTCAGACTGAAATGATGGAACTGAAAAACCCAGACACTCAACTggaagacacaaaggaaagttTACAAGAGAGTGAATCAAGAAGACGACAGAATATCAAGACTCAAAGTAAAGAGTCTAGAGCAAAGAGAGGaatgtgaaaaataatttaaacataggagaacacacagaaaatgtgGGATACCATGAGAAAGCCAAACCTTCACATTATAGGTGTAGATAAGTGAGAAGATCCCAAGTCAATGACACAGACCAAATCTTCAACATGATCATAGACTAAAACGTCCCCAAACTGAGAAAACACGCACCCATGCAGATACAAGAAGCATGCAGAACACCACATAGACAAGACTACAACATACAGAAAGTGATGGTTGCCCTGCGGTGGtagcacacggctttaatcccagcactcaggaggcagagacagccaggtagaccaggctgacctgggtgacagccagggctacacagagaaaccctatcttgaaaaacaaacaaaacaaaaatttaacgaattgcctacattaaaaaaaaaatcagaagccaggtatggtggcacacacttttgattgctgcactcaggaggcagaggcaggcagatccctgagttcaaggccagccttgtctacaaagctaATTCCAAGAAATCCAGAgctgcatggagaaaccctgtctcaaaaaaaaaaaaaaaatcagactgaaCAAGACAAGGAGACCCACACGCAGGCCCCGGGTGGACTGCCCCAGGCTCCAATGAGAAAACATGAGCCTGCCCAGCGCTTTGCAGTGCTGAGCCGTTGAGTGCTGCTATGTTGAGCAAAGGTATGGCATggtaggggagggagagacagaatggttcatgttctgtggacagaggcatatctgaagaggtgaaagcaGTGAGGAGCAGGCCGAGGTGGGTGGCTTGATTCCTACaaagggccatggtgatgtctgggcctgggttacTGCCAAAACCGgtgtctgggttcatggccctgaTATAGCTGAGGTCTgtggtgatgtccatggctcctgacaCCACTGAAGACTCAGAAgatagggctgtacagagttggcccCAACCCTCGCTGGCGGCAACACtggggagaactggtcctgcccatcgctggctgaagcactcaggagagagggtcctacacctcacctgggcaggacaatagagctgaccctgttcacaggggcatgggtgagctggccctgagggcatgagaatgggagagctaGAGAAGggaattaaagggatacaaatagggaCAGAAGTCAAACTATCTATATTTGTAATGACACGTTGATACTGTACATGAGAGAGCTTcctccaaaaaagtaaaaaacaaatcaaacaaacaaaacccttcaaATGTGTATAGTAACGTGGCCTGTCAATGCCTGCAGAGCCACAGCACAGTCTGTTGGCTGTCGGGAAGTTGATTCTTTTAATCTCTCTTTCATTTAACTCATTCAGGTATTGCTTATTAGCATGTGCTACGTTATTATCATTTGGTTTTAGAATGAAGGGGGGGGAATGGTAATAACTGTACTAGGAATCGTGTGTCTCAACAAACTGCTCAGTAAGTGAAAGCTGGTGTGCCTGACGTCTGAAGCAGGGCTCCACTTCCCTTTGTTCCTCCACGACAGAGTGTGAGCATGCTCGTCTTCAGGCCGTACACCCTTACAGTTGTGTAATGCCTGCCGTACATCTAGACAAGACACTAATGCTCCAGACAGGAAGAGCAGGGAATGGGCATCACAGCCGAAGGAGGCAAACACAAAGGGTCCCCCATCTTAAAGGGGTGCTAGGAGTTCGACCCAGTTTAGCTGTACCCCTCTGACCATAATCCTTTCAAATGGAAGGCCATGGGTCACTCAAGCTATTTTTCTATACTTCTACACataattgtgatttttatttttctttaaaaaataactgttaAATTTTCTATGAGTTTAAGATATATAAGTATGTTTTTTTCTGTGCAAGCATTTGCCGAAGAAAATCattgttattctctctctctctctctctctctctctctctctctctctctctctctctctctctctctcatacacacatacacacacacacacatgggagggGGAGTTTAggtattataaattaaaaaaattaaaagtgaccCTACAGATATGCTTGAACACTATAAATGTCTTTCATTTCCAAGTTCTACCTTATCTTTACCAACAGCTGCACAGCAAACACACTGTTGGGTGGATAGACCATAACTGATGTGTCCTGTCCCCTATTTTTTGACATTTAGAATGTTTCCAATTTTTCATAATTATCAATAAAGCTGTATTGAATACCCTTACACAAACACTTTTACCCATTAGTTCAATTGTTTCTTTCAGATAAATTAAGTCCTTGAAATAAAACCGGTGGAATGTAGGATCTACAAATTTAAATGTTCGAGACATATTGCCAAATTGCTTTCCAGAAAGATTGTACCAATTTCACTAACTTTTCCATTGCCGGGACATGAGCATGCATCACAGTGACACCTTGGCCCACTTACGAGGATGGATGGCTCTGTTCATGCAGTCTTTAGAGGCCAAGAGCTTCATAATTCAGGCACCAATTACATTTGGAAATAAGATTAGTAGAAGGAATCTTCTTACTCATCTCTCTGGCAGTTTCAAGGTTCCATTGCTGAGCATATGAGACAATAAAGCAAAGCCAGTGAGATGAAGTCAGTGCGGACCCAGAACATTTACCATGATAGACGCTTCCATTTAGGGCCAACTTTCAGGGTAATTTGCTTGCTCTGGCTGGAAGAGGCATTGCTGGGCTCCATCCACAGTCTCTCCATTAATGATCTTTATCTCTGTAGAACATACCTTGATATTATCAATTCTGTCTTCTCAAAAGTAGTCATGATCCTCTCTCTGGCCCAAACCTATGCTTTGAGAGTAGTGTCCAATGTCTAATTAGAAAAATGTCAGGAACAGccctggagagttggctcagggcTTAccgctcttgccgaggacccaaattcagttcccagcagtcaCATCAGATGGCtgcaatcacctgtaactccagcgccagggcatcagacatcctcttctggcttctgtgagcacctgtacttgtgtgcacatacacacatatacatacttaaaaCAGAAACATACCAGGGCCTAGAGAAatggctcggtagttaagagcactggctgctcttacagatgacctcagttcagttccagtatctacatggtggctcacaactatctataactcaaGCTTCAGGTGATCTGACATCTAATCTGGCCTATgagggcacacatgtggtgcacatacatacatacaggcaaaaatacacctagaaaataaaaacagatatatatatatatatatatatatatatatatatatatatatatatatatttaaaagtttaggagaaaggtatgtaaagcatgaggaccagaaactagaagcttttagctggttaagcttcaggctttcaagcagcagttcagctgagagtcattgggatgaggactcagaaccttccagtgtgaggaaacaggatcagctgaggaactgtcgagtcCAGATGTCAGAGCATTCCTTCAAATGGACAGCCCCTGGCACCAGTCCGATCCATCAGAAGATGAGGATGAAAGAAGTGCTCCGAAGCCACATTCTACCTCACAGAACATCAACCTAGGACCAACTGGAAATCCTCATGCTAAACCAACTGACTTTGATTTTGTTAAAGTTATTGGAAAGGGCAGCTTTGGCAAGGTTCTTCTTGCAAAGCGGAAACTGGATGGAAAATTCTATGCTGTCAAAGTGctacagaaaaaaatagttctCAACAGAAAAGAGCTGTTTTTTCACTTACAAAGAGAATGGTCTTTTCCTGAACACAGAGCGAGGTTCTTATGCTGCTGAAATCGCCTGCGCCTTGGGTTACCTGCACTCCATCAAAATAGTGTACAGAGACTTGAAGCCAGAAAATATTCTTTTGGATTCAATGGGACATGTTGTCTTAACAGATTTTGGGCTTTGCAAAGAAGGAATTGCTATTTCCGATACCACCACAACCTTTTGTGGGACACCAGAGTACCTTGCACCTGAAGTGATTAGAAAACAGCCCTATGACAACACCGTGGATTGGTGGCGCCTGGGAGCTGTTCTCTATGAAATGCTGTACAGACTGCCTCCTTTTTACTGCCGGGATGTTGTTGAAATGTATGATAATATTCTTCATAAACCCCTGAACTTGAGGCCAGGCGTGAGCCTCACAGCGTGGTCCATTCTGGAAGAACTCCTAGAAAAAAACAGGCAGAATCGACTTGGTGCCAAAGAAGACTTTCTTGAAATCCAGAATCATCCCTTTTTTGAATCACTCAGCTGGACTGACCTTGTACAAAAAAAGATCCCACCACCATTTAATCCTAATGTGGCCGGACCAGGTGATATCAGGAACTTCGACACAGTCTTCACGGAAGAAGCAGTTTCTTATTCTGTGTGCGTGTCTTCTGACTATTCGATAGTGAATGCCAGTGTTCTGGAGGCAGACGATGCATTTGTTGGTTTTTCTTACACCCCTCCTTCAGAAGACTTATTTTTGTGAACAGTTTGACCTTCAGAAACCATTGGACAAATAAATTCAAGCCTGTGGAGGAGACAGAAACGCCAATTTGTGTGAATATATTCAACTATGTATAACAGTGCCTCATTTTTACATGTAATGTTAAAAACtatgaaatatgtattttctGCTGTAAGCCAGAAATAGGGCATTTTAAAGAGCTGAATTTTGAACTGAAATTTGTATTCTTGTTTATTaagcttatttttaaacaaaaatttaaagctatTATTCTTAGCattaacctatttttaaagataactttttGCTATTGACTGTTTTTTCCCTGTTAAGTTTACACTAACACATCCAAGATAGACTGTTTTTAATAGTCTGTTACAGTTAAGTAAGATGTAGTAAGATCTTTATAATCTTTATAATTCTATGACTTTTATCATAGCAGAACTATGCAAATGGTACCTGACAGTTTAAGATGAAACCCTATCTTCCCATGATAAGTCATTCTCTGAAGTTTGCTTTTTGTTAGGATTCAAATGCAAAAGCGGGAGAAACTCCCTGGCTGCTAGTGAACAGTAAAAGGCTGCTCACCTGCAGCCCctgtaagaaaaaacaaaaagaaaccctttGCTTTCGGAATACTCAGTTCTCGTCCATGCATCATTTTTCTTCTAGAGGAAAAGACAATATTTAATGgctttctagaaagttctagaattCCCAAGGAACTGAGAAGTAATAAAATGCTACCAGTGGTGCCAAAAATAAATGTCTCttgtcatatatttatattataaaaaaaaagtttaggcaTTGTGGTGCaaacctttcatcccagcacttgagaggcagaggcaggtgaattctctgtgagttctaggttagtcagggctacatattgagaccctgtctcaaaaaacaaacaaataaataaaaatcttcagCAATAAAAAATTCTGTAGTTGTTTCCTACATAATAATGACCAGTAATCAATAATACTATAAAGCTGGCCCTTACTGGGGAATTTGTATGTAGTGTTTAATTCCCAGTTGGGATGATGGAAAACTTCTGCAGGTGGATGATGGCAATCACCGGACAGCAGGGACATCTCTGAATTGGGCAGCACAAATAGTTAAATGGCAAAAATGTGCTTCACATTTATCTTAAAtacttttagaaatgaaaaaaaattaaaactcactAACTTCTGGCTTCCAGTCCTGAATGTAAGAAACTACAGTTAATCGCTCAATCCTAATCACCAGTGATAAACTGAGCAAACTCAGGTGTCAACCCCAGATAAACTGAATAAACTCAGGTGTCAACCCCAGATAAACTGAGAAACTCAGGTGTGACCCCGGATAAGCTGAGCAAACTCAGGTGTCAACCCCAATTGTCAACCGCTCTTCCTAGCAGAGAAGTGAGATCATAACAGAATGCTGTCCCAAAGTTTGAGAAACACAATGTAGATACAGTGAACCATGATTCCTAAAACAAAATCTCTGAGTATAAAACAGTAGGATCGAGTggaggtgctgtgtgtgtgtgtgtgtgtgtgtgtgtgtgtgtgtgtgtgtgtccatccgtccgtgcacacctttaatcccagcactgcgaggcagaggtaggcagatctctgtcagttcaaggccagcctggtctagagtgtgagttccagaacagctaaggttacacagaaaaccctgtctcaaaaaagaaaaagagccaggcagtggtggcacatgcctgtaatcccagcactcgggaagcagaggcaggtgatctctgtgagttcgaggccagcctggtctacagaactagtccaggacaggctccaaagctactgagaaaccatgtctcgaaaaacaaaaaaaagaaagaaagaaagaaagaagagaggaaagaaagaaagactcaaGTGCCAGGTGGGAAAGAAAGCCTGACAAGCCGCTCACTACAGGCTCATTCTAGATaaataagagttaaaaaaaaaaaatccaggggcCCGATTATGGGAAAAAGGATTTTTTATGAGTTTCTCTCCCGGTTCTTGTCATGaatactgaagagaaaaaaaaaatcccctcgtTATTCCAGCATGGGGATGGAGAAAAGAACCATTTTGAAATACATTCAAGCATTCTTTTCTCTATAGTAAGACCTGCTGGTTGCTTCCCTGTGTATCAGCAATGAATGGGTAGAATTTGAAATTCTAAATTGCAGGACTATttacattaacttttaaaatataataattagtaaaccaaaattaatataaatacaaCCACTAATCCGAAACTATGCTAGAGCTACACTCTACTCCTGTATTTTAACGTCTGAATAACTGCcactgaaagagagctatatcctgtctgtccatctttttatagtattttgttctgccttctcattggttgtaaacccaaacacgtgactgcctcgtcactgtctgtatgtacagccccccaggtcttaaaggcatctgtctccaatgctggctgtatccctgaacacacagagatctatgggattaaaggcatgtgccaccaccgccacactcttgctatggctctaatagctctgacccccgggtaactttatttattaacatacaatcaaaatcacatttcagtataattagaataccaccacaagaatgATTGGCCAGTGAGGTCCCATGGACCCTCAAACATTACAGACTACTGTCGATGCTAGTCTTTACCTTCCAGAACTTGATAGTAAGGTCCTATTGCT includes the following:
- the LOC114699474 gene encoding LOW QUALITY PROTEIN: serine/threonine-protein kinase Sgk3-like (The sequence of the model RefSeq protein was modified relative to this genomic sequence to represent the inferred CDS: deleted 1 base in 1 codon); protein product: MSPRNNSQNIDSTLSLVLPTFSELPLELQRNSSGNPYRVKLNFAGVRLGTKAVEATVDTLRLVRSLQLVAKHSDQRGKRDRPHIALLWGIILFRLLGHYVLSYSSDDRRGHLVSTSYITDIVTFSPVSSEKQCRFLSQGSAEELSSPDVRAFLQMDSPWHQSDPSEDEDERSAPKPHSTSQNINLGPTGNPHAKPTDFDFVKVIGKGSFGKVLLAKRKLDGKFYAVKVLQKKIVLNRKELFFHLQREWSFPEHRARFYAAEIACALGYLHSIKIVYRDLKPENILLDSMGHVVLTDFGLCKEGIAISDTTTTFCGTPEYLAPEVIRKQPYDNTVDWWRLGAVLYEMLYRLPPFYCRDVVEMYDNILHKPLNLRPGVSLTAWSILEELLEKNRQNRLGAKEDFLEIQNHPFFESLSWTDLVQKKIPPPFNPNVAGPGDIRNFDTVFTEEAVSYSVCVSSDYSIVNASVLEADDAFVGFSYTPPSEDLFL